The following nucleotide sequence is from Scyliorhinus torazame isolate Kashiwa2021f chromosome 4, sScyTor2.1, whole genome shotgun sequence.
CTTCACTCTTTGAACTTCCGCCAGAGTGGGGACATTCAAGGCTGCCTCCTGGTTCTGTCCGTCCATCACTTTCTGATTCAAGAGAATCTTTCTCAGCAAGCTGGGTGCCACAGCTTCAGCCACCTCAAAGTCTACTCTTTCCTGAGCTAAGCCCAGGACAAAGAGCGGAGTCCAGCAATTCTGCAGCAACAGGACCTGATCGCCTTCCGCTAGCTGGCAAAAGGAGGGCAAGTTTTTAATGAAATTCAAAGTCTTTAGCAGTACCTCCAAGGCCAGCCTGCAAGTATGTTCCGGCGTTTTGAGAACAACTCTCCTTCTAAACTCGCAGGAGCATCCAAGAGCTGAGGGGTGGTGGTGATGTCGATAGTGACAACAGCTTGATTCACTGGGATGATCTTTGTTGAGAATGCTGTAGAGTATGCTGCTGTGCGATCCCTGCCCACAGTGGCATTTATCAAAACTCACTGACTGGGATACACAAGCCATTTTTAACTGCCCGCAATCCTTCTGAATCTTATCTGCCTTCGCAGTCACTGAACTCTGCTTTTATAGGCTCTGAGTAACCCCTGCTGTAAAAGTACCTTGAACTTCAGTTGCCCTCGACTACCATTCAAAGACAAGCCAGGCGTGGCTGATTATTTCATTTTTCCCCCTATGTTGATTGGTTACCTGATTTCTCTGAATGGCAGGAATGGTGAGAGCTTTATCTCGGCGAGGTTAATAGAGGACATATTGTTGTTCACCACGTATACTGCTGTGAAGGAGACATCCGTACCTTGGTACCAATGACCCCCTCAGGCTGCCAACTAAGGTGATGTAATTTCTTTATAGTCAGGGGAGTTTTATCAAATTCTGGCTGTCCTTGAAAACAGCCAAGAACGCAACATGTTTATAGCTGTCAGTTCCATTTCCTTTTAAAGTAAATTATCTGGATGCCAATATTTGAAAGTTAAGATATAAACTCGAGCATGTGGCTGAAAATCTGTAGTGCCTGATACATTGAACCTTAAAGTTGTACAATGTAAGTTCACATCCATAACAAGGTGGAAATTGTTAGTTTTAGTACCaccagctggggtgggggggggggggcagattgaaGTCCAAGAACGCCCCCAAAGTgtgaaagataataataatctttttaaaaagaaaatatttcattgaagcatttataattttcacagtttaacagatTTAACAAATTAACACTCTAAACAACCTAGCGGCCCGAtgcacgcaaccacatcacaataacatacccaactaccctcccgccctagctcttaactatattagattccctgtccttattttacACTGCCGTGCCTTCCATTTtctcccccacttcctccccccccctttctgctgaggttgttttccttaaagaagtcgatgaacagctgccacctccgagcaaagccCCGAGttgaacctctcaaggtgaacgTAACCTtccccagcctgagaaaccctgccatgtcgctaacccacactcctgactttggaggctcagagtccctccatcccagtaaaatccgtctccgggccaccagggaggagaaggtcagaacatcggcctccctccatcCCTGGGCCCTCCGGATCTTCTGATACCCCATATATAAACATTTCTGGACTcgcagtcaccctcccttccaggacctctgacatgacgtccgcaaatccctgccagaatcccctcaacttcggactcgccgagaacatatgtacatgattcgccggacttccgcCACAGCgtctgcacctgtcctccacttcctcgaaaaacccactcatccaggctaccgtcatgtgggccctatgaaccaccttgaactgaatcaggctaagcctggaacacgatgaggatgaattgactctcttcaaggccttttcccatagtccgacttccagctcccctcccaactcttcctcccacttcctcttcacctccccgattgggaccccttcccactccatcaattccttgtatatctcccctcccctccccaaccctcgtTTTAGACATTACCTTATCCTGTAGTTCCCTCAGGGGGAGTTGAGGAAAGCTTGAAACCTGCTTCCGGACAAAGTCCtgtacctgtaggtaccgaaacccgttcccacccggcaactcaaactcctcctctaatgcctccaggctcaggaaaccctcctgaatgatcccaaatctctcaatccctgcccgcggcCACCTCCTAAAGCTCCCATCCAGcctcccggaacaaaccggtgattatcacagatcggtgaccacactgacaatcccatgtgctgtctccattgtccccacaccctcagggctgccactaccaccaggcttgtggagtaccgagcttgTGAGAACAGCAGGGGCGCCGTTAGCAAAGCCTCCAAACGCGTACCCTTACACGATGCcgcaataatcataatctttattagtgtcacaagtaggtttacattaacaatgaagttactgtgaaaagcccctggtcgccacactccggcgcctgttcaggtacacaaagggagaattcaaaatgcccaattcacctaacaagcacgtctttcaggacttgtgggaggaaaccggagcacccggaggaatcccatgcagatccagggagaacatgcagactcccgcacagacagtgacccaagccgggaattgaacatgggatcctggcactgtgaagcaacagtgctaaccactgtgctaccatgccgcccaaatcaCAGGGTCGGAGAGCAAGGCCAGAATTTTACACTGTTAAAGCCAGCATGCGCTTGGTATGAACTCGGGTGGAGTGGCGTGAGAATACACCATCGCGCAAGCGTGTGTCGTTTGGTTGCCGTGAGCGTGCATGAGTCAGAATCACGTCCGTCGACCTTTGAAAGGCCATTAAAGACTCTATTGACAGCGATTGTACATTGTCCCTGCAAGCAGGTGGTAAGGCGTTTTTGTCAACTTCTGGGGCGTAGTCACTCCGAGTTTAGGTGCCATTAAATTTATGAAATTTGAGGAGTTTCTTTGATTTTTGTTGCATTTTATGCCAGGACTAAAATGTCATGCCAGCTTTCTCAGAGAATCTAAGCAGAGGTGCAAGAGACAATGTCTTTAGTATTTCTGCTAATGGGCATTGTATACTCAGCTGGGGGGACCCCCTCTGAAGAGGAAGacaggggaaggagggggagaaggCCAGATGACTGCTGGCAGCATCAAAAGGAGAGACCTGTGAGAGGAGAGATGCAGGCACAGGAGGCGATAGGCAGAAGGCTACACAGGAGATGTCACTACCCTGCAGCATGAATGtacatgcagctctccaactacCTCAACATGTCTGAGGTCCAGTGCTGAAGGAGCCGCCGCCTCTCTAGATACACAGTCAGATGATTGAGCCAGAGATTGCCTCCAACTGTGTAGATGGCCACCCTATGCCAGTGTCTCTGAGGGTCACAGTGGCCCTCAACGTCTATGCCCCCGGTTCTTTCCTGTAGTTGTTCCTGCGATCTGTGTTGTGTGTCCAAATCAGCTGCCTACAGTTGTGTCAAgctcattactgacactctgatCGGACGGGTGATGACATTCATTCATTACCTGACAGACCAGGTCagccaggctgagagagagaggcttTGTGGTGATTGCTGCCTTCCCATTCAGGATGCCATCGAAGGCATTCATGTGGCCATCAAGGCGCCAGCAGGTGAGCTGGGTGTCTTCTTGAACAGAAAGGGGTCCCACTCAATGAACATTCAGATTGTATGCGACCACAAGGCGCAGATTCAACAAGTCTGATTACGATACCCCGGCAGCTCACATGATGCCTACATCCTGAGGCACTCACAGGTGCCAATGTTCTTTGTTGTTTTAGTTTGTTTGGAtggctggctcctgggtgacaagggctatctCTTGAAAAGGTGGCCCACGACACTACTCTGGCaccaagaagagaagcagaggagAGGTACAATAGGAGCCTCACTACCACAAGGATGGTGGCAGAGAGGATAATTGGGCTACTGAAGATGAGGTTCAGATGCCTCGACTGATCAGGAGAAGCATCTCATTATgtatatgagtggatattatgacacttgcCTCTCTGAAGGTTCCACATGCCTGTCTTCACATCCTCTCCTTGTGCCTCCGTGGGCTCCTTATCAGATCCACCAGGAGGCTTCCCCTCCACAGCATGTGGAGCTAACTTGCAATATCCTCCAGAGCGTGTGTCGCTTATTCTCATTCTGTGCTGCACAATCTGGCTCTGGTAAGGGGAGTCCACTGTAGGATGAGGATAGCAAGTTAGCTCCACATGCTGTGGTGGGGAAGCCTACTGGTGGATCTGATAAGGAGCCCACGGAGGCACAGGGAGAGGATGTGAAGACAGACATGTGGAACCTTCAGAGAGGCAATGACACCAGGCAGCCCTTGACATCTGCTGGGCTTCCAATCTACTGCATGCTGGGCATCGAATCTACCGCATGCTAAGGACACAGCCTCCTTACCAGATATTTGTGATGAGCCAACCCAAGGCCTCAAAGTCAATTCAAATAAATTTACAAGTCCCTCTGTATCCTAAACCTACGACAACCATCAAGAATACTCAGATCATTGAATTAAAATCAATCTTTATCTCATATGCAAAGTAACAAAAAACGAGCATAACATTTCTTTGGTGTTAACAATAAACAAAGTTTACAATAATGAACGGGAATAATGTCACCCACGAGAAGCCTCTGTTGTGCTCAAAGTGCCTTAAATGCACACTTGCAGGTGCCGCCCTCACTCGCAGGACCATTGGAGACAGCCTGCTGACTTTGCTGTCGTATTGGCTCTAATGACCTTAGCAGTCATCCTCTGGCTAGCGGAGCCTGAGGGTGCATCCAACGCCATGAATAGGAATTCCTCAGTCATCGTGGCCTCCTCAGATATAGCAGTCATTGACAGAGGGCAGCGGAGGAGCTGCTGCCCTGTCCGGAACACCCTGAGAAGAGCCCATTAAGGTAGCAGGCAGCTTTTTTACCAGCGTGAGGTACATTTGCTTACCATTGATGGGCAGGCACCTAGTAGAGAGACTAGCGGCAGGATTCTGTGGTCCGCCAACTGCGTTTTCCCGCTGGCCGCGGGATTCTTTGCTCCCGCAGCcggccattggggtttcccattgtggccacctcacgccgttgggaaacccgctggtgtgggtgtgctgccggtggaccggaggatcccgccaacggagaattccgct
It contains:
- the LOC140410954 gene encoding nuclear receptor subfamily 0 group B member 2-like; translated protein: MACVSQSVSFDKCHCGQGSHSSILYSILNKDHPSESSCCHYRHHHHPSALGCSCEFRRRVVLKTPEHTCRLALEVLLKTLNFIKNLPSFCQLAEGDQVLLLQNCWTPLFVLGLAQERVDFEVAEAVAPSLLRKILLNQKVMDGQNQEAALNVPTLAEVQRVKIFLMKLWSMDVSTKEYAYLKGITLFNPDVPSLRMPQYILALQQEAQHTLNEFVSMVNNGDQARFARILLILSTLRMVSATSVAELFFRPVLGKVNMNDLLLEMLCTKLH